In Gemella massiliensis, a single window of DNA contains:
- a CDS encoding exonuclease/endonuclease/phosphatase family protein, whose amino-acid sequence MKKILKIILYAILTCLLLFGALVGYLMATEYKPKDIEKLSVVGTGGKVVELNKDYSALDWNIGYAGLDKDEDFFMDGGEMVLPLDKNHVEENLENISKIIKNENADITFIQEIDEDSKRSYNINQVEYLNKELGLNSILAYNFKVKYIPYPLPPLGKVNSGIYTATKYNIDKAERYQMPIPFNFPEKIANLKRGFSVIYSKINNSDKQLVLINAHLDAYDKGNKGKIAQTKQLVEFIEKEYKKGNYVLVGADFNQSLRELSKEELGKVPLDLWRAENFDKSLLPSSFKLYHGTNSARLTNKPYKKGEKDIYEFVIDGYIASDNIEVSSVETLPYDYRYSDHNPVRLKFKLKG is encoded by the coding sequence ATGAAGAAAATTTTAAAAATAATATTATATGCAATATTAACCTGTCTTTTGTTATTCGGTGCGTTGGTCGGCTATTTAATGGCGACGGAGTATAAACCGAAAGATATTGAAAAATTATCCGTAGTCGGAACAGGTGGTAAGGTAGTAGAACTTAACAAAGATTACAGTGCATTAGATTGGAATATAGGGTATGCCGGGCTTGATAAAGATGAAGACTTTTTTATGGACGGTGGAGAGATGGTTTTACCTTTGGATAAGAACCATGTTGAAGAAAATTTAGAAAATATTTCAAAAATAATAAAAAATGAAAATGCTGATATAACTTTTATTCAAGAAATCGACGAAGATTCAAAGCGAAGTTACAATATTAATCAGGTAGAATATTTGAATAAGGAATTAGGGTTAAATAGTATTTTAGCTTATAATTTTAAGGTAAAATATATTCCGTACCCGTTGCCGCCGCTTGGGAAGGTAAATAGCGGTATTTATACAGCGACCAAATATAATATAGATAAGGCTGAACGTTATCAAATGCCTATACCGTTCAATTTTCCTGAAAAAATAGCCAATCTTAAACGAGGTTTTTCAGTTATTTACAGTAAGATAAACAACAGTGATAAACAGTTGGTGCTTATTAATGCTCACCTTGATGCCTATGACAAAGGAAATAAAGGGAAAATTGCTCAGACAAAGCAATTAGTTGAATTTATAGAAAAAGAATATAAAAAAGGCAACTATGTACTGGTAGGTGCGGATTTTAACCAATCGCTTAGAGAATTATCAAAAGAAGAATTAGGAAAAGTGCCTCTTGATTTATGGCGTGCTGAGAATTTTGATAAAAGTTTATTACCAAGTAGTTTTAAACTCTATCATGGAACAAATTCAGCGAGATTAACTAATAAGCCGTATAAAAAAGGTGAAAAAGATATTTATGAATTTGTTATTGACGGTTATATAGCCAGTGATAATATTGAAGTAAGTTCAGTAGAAACATTACCATATGATTATCGTTACAGTGATCACAATCCTGTAAGATTAAAATTTAAACTAAAAGGATAA
- a CDS encoding DMT family transporter, with protein sequence MRKFIAEILLSIVTIIWGIAFVWQSLASKALGPLSVVGFRSIIAVIAISAVALLFPTLYKTQEPKIKIQKVKYSRLLWSLLCGIVLFLAMYIQQIGLAMTTAGKAGFITVLYICLVPFIGVFLGEKLNKYFIVGLILSVVGFYLLSVKEEFTFETGDLIVFISAFLYGAHIIIIGYATVRVNSMLLSINQLVVVSVLSLSLAIFKENITLDAVVSVAAPLLALGVLSSAVGYTLQIISQRDIPAHTASLIMSLESVVAAIGGVIILGEHIGLREAVGMVIVFIGIIISQKKDKKIKD encoded by the coding sequence GTGAGAAAATTTATAGCGGAAATATTATTAAGTATTGTAACGATAATTTGGGGAATAGCTTTTGTTTGGCAGAGTTTGGCAAGTAAGGCTCTCGGTCCGCTCAGCGTTGTCGGATTTCGTTCGATAATAGCGGTAATAGCGATTAGTGCTGTTGCACTTCTTTTCCCTACACTTTATAAAACTCAAGAACCGAAGATTAAAATTCAAAAAGTAAAGTACAGCAGGCTTCTTTGGTCGCTTCTTTGCGGTATAGTTTTGTTTTTAGCCATGTATATTCAACAAATAGGTCTTGCTATGACAACAGCGGGGAAAGCAGGGTTTATTACGGTGCTTTATATTTGTTTAGTACCTTTTATCGGGGTATTTCTTGGCGAAAAACTTAATAAATACTTTATTGTAGGTTTAATCTTGTCGGTTGTCGGTTTTTATTTATTATCTGTAAAAGAAGAATTTACCTTTGAAACAGGTGATTTAATAGTTTTTATCAGTGCATTTTTATACGGTGCTCATATTATAATAATCGGTTATGCTACAGTTAGGGTTAACTCAATGTTATTATCTATTAACCAACTGGTAGTAGTTAGTGTTTTAAGTTTAAGTCTAGCAATCTTTAAAGAGAATATTACACTGGATGCCGTGGTAAGTGTAGCTGCTCCACTGCTTGCTTTAGGAGTATTATCAAGTGCCGTCGGTTATACTTTACAAATTATCTCTCAACGTGATATACCTGCCCACACTGCTTCACTTATAATGAGTTTGGAGTCTGTTGTTGCGGCGATAGGTGGCGTTATAATATTAGGAGAACATATCGGGCTTAGAGAAGCGGTAGGAATGGTTATTGTTTTTATCGGCATAATTATTTCTCAGAAAAAAGATAAAAAAATTAAAGATTAA
- a CDS encoding DDE-type integrase/transposase/recombinase produces the protein MKTIITENIEKTQRYIPHTLQTRIAAVKTYRNGNSIRFVCRRYKISKASLLRWNKKYDGTKESLIDKSHRPHSIHPNAHTVEELSWIKNLIKRNPNISMIELYAKLKFNKGYKRHPCSLFRVLRKLGFYKDTKKKVIPYKPKPYNTPTEIGKKWQLDVKYVPKRCYVGEIPDKFYQYTIIDEATRERFIFPFKEQSSYSTVQFVKMAIDYFGYKPKIIQTDNGFEFTHFKDTKRIHPFDVLCNNLGIKHQLIRPRTPRHNGKVERSHRNDNERFYRHLSFFSYDDLISQMKKYLYRSNRLPMQTLNWLSPVEKRKELRKESIKICRL, from the coding sequence ATGAAAACTATTATAACAGAAAATATAGAAAAAACACAACGATATATACCTCATACTTTACAAACAAGAATAGCTGCAGTTAAAACTTATAGAAACGGTAACTCTATTCGTTTTGTTTGTAGGCGCTATAAAATATCAAAAGCCTCTCTTTTGCGTTGGAATAAAAAATATGACGGTACTAAAGAGTCTCTTATAGATAAGTCTCATAGACCTCATTCCATTCACCCTAACGCCCATACAGTTGAAGAATTGTCTTGGATTAAAAATCTTATTAAACGTAATCCTAATATTTCTATGATTGAATTATATGCTAAACTTAAATTCAACAAAGGTTATAAAAGACATCCTTGTTCTTTATTTAGAGTGCTTAGAAAATTAGGTTTTTATAAAGATACTAAGAAAAAAGTAATTCCTTATAAACCTAAACCCTATAATACACCTACTGAAATTGGTAAAAAATGGCAACTTGATGTGAAATATGTTCCTAAACGTTGTTATGTAGGAGAAATTCCTGATAAATTTTATCAATATACTATCATTGATGAAGCTACTAGGGAAAGATTTATTTTCCCTTTTAAAGAACAATCATCATACTCTACTGTTCAATTTGTTAAAATGGCTATTGATTATTTTGGGTATAAACCCAAGATAATTCAAACTGATAATGGTTTTGAATTTACGCATTTTAAAGATACTAAACGAATACACCCTTTTGATGTATTGTGTAATAATCTTGGCATTAAACATCAACTTATTAGACCTAGAACTCCTAGACATAACGGTAAGGTTGAACGTAGTCATAGAAATGATAATGAACGTTTTTACAGGCATTTATCTTTCTTTTCGTATGATGATCTTATATCTCAGATGAAAAAGTATCTATATCGCTCTAACCGTCTTCCTATGCAGACTTTAAATTGGCTTTCTCCTGTTGAAAAAAGAAAAGAGTTACGGAAAGAGTCTATAAAAATATGCCGGCTTTAA
- the ybaK gene encoding Cys-tRNA(Pro) deacylase translates to MVKKKELKTNAMRFLEEHGVEYNHYEFDVKSDAAKTGVGVADIIGKEHNQVFKTIMTTDGKGNYVVGVLMSEDSINFKKLAKAVELKSLSMLPLKDLTTITGYVKGGCSPFAMKKLFPTIIDIKCNNVETIIISAGKVGHQIEVKPDVLVELIDAKIADISA, encoded by the coding sequence ATGGTAAAGAAAAAAGAATTAAAAACAAATGCTATGAGATTTTTAGAGGAACATGGAGTTGAATATAATCATTATGAGTTTGATGTGAAAAGTGATGCGGCAAAAACCGGTGTAGGGGTAGCGGATATTATCGGTAAAGAACACAATCAAGTATTTAAAACAATTATGACAACTGACGGTAAAGGGAATTATGTTGTCGGAGTATTGATGAGTGAAGACAGTATTAATTTTAAAAAATTAGCAAAAGCGGTGGAACTTAAATCATTATCTATGTTACCGCTAAAAGACTTAACAACAATTACAGGATACGTTAAAGGCGGGTGTTCACCGTTTGCTATGAAAAAATTATTTCCAACAATTATTGATATAAAGTGTAATAATGTGGAAACAATTATTATATCAGCCGGTAAAGTCGGGCATCAGATTGAAGTAAAACCTGATGTATTGGTTGAGTTAATCGATGCAAAGATAGCGGATATTTCAGCATAA
- a CDS encoding ISL3 family transposase: MNNFNTKTKEIKEGEFIKNLLQIKDKNITIEKTHNETIKNNQKYFVFKGTLTYKPKKCECCGCLNKGYTVVKNGFNELTRINLLKISGIPAYLELRKQRFKCKTCNKKFVATTSFVDKYCSISKNVKFSIMSDLADTLSFKQIAKMNNVSVNTVIRTLYKCKSHVDILNYNTLPEYLCFDELKFTKDSKNGMSFIFLDALTHEIIDIVDGRTEYILNNYFSRFSKEARSNVKAICIDIYTPYMKLIRNKFPNAEIVIDRFHIIQNVNRELYSKC, translated from the coding sequence ATGAATAATTTTAACACAAAAACAAAAGAAATAAAAGAGGGAGAATTCATTAAAAACCTACTACAAATAAAAGATAAAAATATAACTATTGAGAAAACACATAACGAAACTATAAAAAATAATCAAAAGTACTTTGTATTCAAAGGTACCTTAACATATAAACCCAAGAAGTGTGAATGCTGTGGTTGTCTTAATAAAGGTTATACTGTAGTTAAAAACGGCTTTAATGAACTTACTAGAATTAATCTATTAAAAATATCAGGTATCCCTGCTTATTTGGAACTAAGAAAGCAACGTTTCAAGTGTAAAACTTGTAATAAAAAATTTGTAGCTACTACTTCTTTTGTAGATAAATACTGTAGTATTTCTAAAAATGTTAAGTTTTCTATAATGAGTGATTTAGCTGATACTTTATCTTTTAAACAAATAGCCAAAATGAATAATGTATCGGTTAATACTGTTATAAGAACTCTTTATAAATGTAAATCCCATGTAGACATTCTTAACTATAATACCTTACCTGAGTATTTATGCTTTGATGAGTTAAAGTTTACTAAAGATAGTAAAAATGGTATGAGTTTTATTTTTTTAGATGCTTTAACTCATGAGATTATTGATATAGTTGATGGTAGAACTGAGTATATTTTAAATAATTATTTTTCCAGATTTTCTAAAGAGGCTAGAAGTAATGTTAAGGCTATTTGTATTGATATTTATACTCCTTATATGAAGTTGATTAGAAATAAGTTTCCTAATGCTGAAATTGTTATAGATAGGTTTCATATTATTCAAAATGTTAATAGAGAACTTTATTCAAAATGTTAA
- a CDS encoding transposase, with the protein MLIENFIQNVNRELNRTRVKLMNIYKKQKGINYTLLKNNWKLILEDESNVTHGRFFFNRSFRSLVTRRDILDYLLGLDCIFKASYERVQDIRYAIRYRNELEFKELIEKSTIDLSDGVSKAINTMRKHKGYMLNSVRYSISNGSLEGINNKIKVLKRVSYGYNSFYNFRLRILVVSRLFVSEYKNNISFKGVLKNAKQHCIA; encoded by the coding sequence ATGTTAATAGAGAACTTTATTCAAAATGTTAATAGAGAACTTAATAGAACTAGAGTTAAGCTAATGAATATTTACAAAAAACAAAAAGGTATTAATTATACTCTTTTAAAAAATAATTGGAAGTTAATATTAGAAGATGAAAGTAATGTTACTCATGGTAGGTTTTTCTTTAATAGGAGTTTTAGGAGTTTAGTTACTAGACGTGATATTTTAGATTATTTATTAGGATTAGATTGTATATTTAAGGCTAGCTATGAGAGAGTTCAGGATATTAGATATGCAATAAGGTATAGAAATGAGTTGGAGTTTAAAGAATTAATTGAAAAATCTACTATCGATTTATCTGATGGTGTTAGTAAGGCTATTAATACTATGAGAAAACATAAAGGGTATATGCTTAATAGTGTTAGGTATTCTATTTCTAATGGTTCTTTGGAGGGTATTAATAATAAGATAAAGGTTTTAAAGAGAGTTTCTTATGGTTATAATAGCTTTTATAACTTTAGATTACGCATTTTAGTTGTTTCTAGGTTATTTGTTTCTGAGTATAAAAATAATATTTCTTTTAAGGGCGTTTTGAAAAATGCCAAGCAACACTGCATTGCTTAG
- a CDS encoding thioester-forming surface-anchored protein, with the protein MISIVLTILMVVGLAANYVKAENSNGDTGYPNDAVADSADGKYYSAGTSNRLGMVTSDEEHKIAEYFGFCLANGKQFPRYDYNSDQYFGKYERLTKLNKDSLSKFVRDNHTYSHVSTPDDQLWDLFTKLVYIYLKDPTNIVKKAGWKDREHAIYDFWQLIQNEMWRYTDGLKIDNQANQYLFGKYSKEYQKALYILREDMNKITVPMDKFELRGYKPEWHSGKLGYQAILTGRFRETPAKEVQISKVDLAGKELPGAKIQIKKGDEVVDSWTSTNEVHKVNLKEGEYTFHEEAAPNDYTVVTDIQFKVDKDGNVTIIKKETSDTATTENNKLKVTDQKKDIDKNAKLQTTVKVNEQVSTTTKSVEVPENKDGVKVVDTLHYKGLVAGEKYEVKGTIYAVNGDNEEEVKETKTAEFTADASGQGDWDLDFGSVKNLEAGKSYVVYEEVTSKENLVDKDNNGTPDEKQTLEHKDPKDKAQIMVIKPKTEKEVEFSKVNIAGKEIAGAQIEIKQGTTVVEKWTSKENETHKVKLTEGTYTFHEEAAPEGYLAVTDITFTVDKDGKVKVTNVNGNKVEAKGNKLIVTDKTKPVNPPQPPTPGQKEVQFSKVDIAGKELAGAKIKIFKEGQLVDSWTSTNEVHKVNLTEGTYTFHEEAAPEGYLAVTDITFTVDKDGKVKVTNVNGNKVEAKGNKLIVADKTKPVVPPTPTPDQPKEVQFSKVNLGGKEIAGAKIQILKDGKVVASWTSVENKTHKLKLAAGTYTFHEEAAPEGYLAVTDITFTVDKDGNVKITNVNGNTAKAEGNKLTVTDKNKPVTPPAPPIPPKDKPKSTLPNTGLADNGMAEVAGGLLLAGAALAYSRRRKGWLCVKYGA; encoded by the coding sequence ATTATTAGTATTGTTCTAACGATACTTATGGTTGTTGGATTAGCTGCTAATTATGTAAAAGCGGAAAATTCTAATGGCGATACCGGTTATCCTAATGATGCCGTAGCTGATTCAGCAGATGGCAAATATTATTCAGCCGGAACAAGTAATCGTTTGGGTATGGTTACATCAGACGAAGAACATAAAATTGCGGAGTATTTTGGTTTTTGCTTAGCCAATGGTAAGCAATTTCCTAGGTATGATTATAATAGTGATCAATATTTTGGTAAGTATGAAAGATTAACAAAACTTAACAAGGATTCTCTTTCTAAATTTGTTAGAGATAATCATACTTATAGCCATGTTTCTACACCTGATGATCAGCTTTGGGATCTTTTTACTAAATTAGTTTATATTTATTTAAAAGATCCAACTAATATTGTAAAAAAAGCAGGTTGGAAAGATCGTGAACATGCTATATATGATTTTTGGCAATTAATTCAAAATGAAATGTGGCGTTATACTGATGGACTAAAAATTGATAATCAAGCCAATCAATACCTATTTGGAAAATATTCAAAAGAATATCAAAAAGCATTATATATATTGCGTGAAGATATGAATAAAATCACCGTGCCTATGGATAAATTTGAACTTCGTGGTTATAAACCGGAATGGCATAGTGGTAAACTTGGATATCAAGCAATTCTTACAGGGCGCTTTAGAGAAACACCGGCAAAAGAAGTACAAATTAGTAAAGTGGACTTAGCCGGAAAAGAATTGCCGGGAGCAAAAATCCAAATTAAAAAAGGTGATGAAGTAGTAGACAGTTGGACATCAACAAATGAAGTTCACAAGGTAAACTTAAAAGAAGGTGAATATACTTTCCACGAAGAAGCAGCACCTAATGATTATACTGTGGTAACTGATATTCAATTTAAAGTTGATAAAGATGGAAATGTAACAATCATTAAGAAAGAAACTAGTGATACTGCAACAACAGAGAATAATAAACTAAAAGTAACAGATCAAAAAAAAGATATTGATAAAAATGCTAAATTACAGACAACAGTAAAAGTAAATGAACAGGTTTCAACTACAACAAAATCAGTAGAAGTACCGGAAAATAAAGACGGAGTAAAAGTAGTGGATACGCTACATTATAAAGGTTTAGTTGCCGGTGAAAAATATGAAGTAAAAGGAACAATTTATGCAGTAAATGGTGACAATGAAGAAGAAGTAAAAGAAACAAAAACAGCCGAATTTACTGCAGATGCAAGTGGTCAGGGTGATTGGGATCTTGATTTCGGTAGTGTTAAAAACTTAGAAGCCGGTAAATCATATGTAGTATACGAAGAAGTAACATCAAAAGAAAATCTGGTAGATAAAGATAATAACGGCACTCCGGATGAAAAACAAACATTAGAACATAAAGATCCTAAAGATAAAGCACAGATAATGGTTATTAAACCAAAAACAGAAAAAGAAGTAGAGTTCAGTAAGGTAAATATTGCAGGTAAAGAAATTGCCGGAGCACAAATTGAAATTAAACAAGGTACTACGGTAGTGGAAAAATGGACTTCAAAAGAGAATGAAACTCATAAAGTTAAACTAACAGAAGGAACATACACATTCCATGAAGAAGCAGCACCGGAAGGATACTTAGCGGTAACAGATATAACATTTACAGTAGATAAAGACGGAAAAGTCAAAGTAACAAATGTAAATGGAAATAAGGTAGAAGCTAAGGGTAATAAATTAATTGTAACAGATAAAACAAAACCGGTAAATCCGCCACAACCACCAACACCTGGACAAAAAGAAGTGCAATTCAGTAAAGTTGACATAGCAGGAAAAGAGTTGGCAGGAGCGAAAATTAAAATCTTCAAAGAAGGACAACTGGTAGATAGTTGGACATCAACAAATGAAGTGCATAAAGTTAACCTAACAGAAGGAACATATACATTCCACGAAGAAGCAGCACCGGAAGGATACTTAGCGGTAACAGATATAACATTTACAGTAGATAAAGACGGAAAAGTCAAAGTAACAAATGTAAATGGTAATAAGGTAGAAGCTAAGGGGAATAAACTAATCGTAGCAGATAAAACAAAACCGGTAGTACCACCAACTCCAACACCTGATCAACCGAAAGAAGTACAATTCAGTAAAGTAAACTTAGGTGGAAAAGAAATTGCAGGAGCAAAAATTCAAATTCTAAAAGATGGAAAAGTAGTAGCAAGCTGGACATCAGTTGAAAACAAAACACATAAATTAAAACTGGCGGCAGGAACATACACATTCCATGAAGAAGCAGCACCGGAAGGATACTTAGCGGTAACGGATATAACATTTACAGTAGATAAAGACGGAAACGTAAAAATAACAAATGTAAATGGAAACACTGCAAAAGCAGAAGGTAATAAATTAACAGTTACCGATAAAAACAAACCGGTAACTCCGCCAGCACCGCCTATACCACCGAAAGATAAACCAAAATCAACATTACCAAATACAGGTTTAGCAGATAACGGTATGGCAGAAGTGGCAGGAGGATTGTTACTAGCCGGAGCGGCATTAGCTTATTCAAGAAGAAGAAAAGGTTGGCTCTGTGTCAAATACGGGGCATGA
- a CDS encoding threonine/serine exporter family protein — MLMLLYHFVFSFISSVSFAILCDVPKKTLVTGGVIGAIGWCGYWEMWSHGQSVFMASLVCSLLLANISQICAIKFKMPLTVYFIPGLVPVVPGVTIYDAFRTLLLDEYSNSAHIFLNSFYGAVGLAVGIIIADSLFRVIIGSLLHKKGRI; from the coding sequence ATGTTAATGTTATTGTATCATTTTGTGTTCAGTTTTATCTCTTCGGTATCATTTGCGATTTTATGCGATGTTCCTAAAAAAACCTTAGTAACCGGTGGTGTTATCGGGGCTATAGGTTGGTGCGGATATTGGGAGATGTGGAGCCACGGTCAAAGTGTCTTTATGGCAAGTTTAGTCTGTTCATTACTATTAGCTAATATCAGCCAAATCTGCGCCATTAAATTTAAAATGCCTTTAACGGTTTACTTTATCCCGGGGCTTGTACCCGTCGTACCGGGGGTAACGATTTACGATGCTTTTAGAACATTGCTGCTTGATGAATACTCAAACTCAGCGCATATATTTTTAAACAGCTTTTACGGTGCTGTAGGTTTAGCAGTTGGGATAATTATTGCGGATTCGTTGTTTAGAGTAATAATAGGATCTTTACTACATAAAAAAGGGCGTATATAA
- a CDS encoding threonine/serine exporter family protein, whose amino-acid sequence MNEKLLMKTALLAGKILMENGAEVYRIEDTMERIIRKGIGDPRMDIYYTHVTLSGLFVRIEDVGTDFRRVEDRTYNLTKTTAVNTLSRAYTAGKIGLTDMYKSLKIVEKEQSKIPEWFKILCAGILSGSIVLIFEGSWWDVFPGGIAGVVAYYVFLRVAGYLKAPFISEYISTFVGGAAGYVTYLLCNGVSLKFAMVGAVVPLVPGITITNSMRDIMARHYLSGMIRFVETFCIAFALGAGIVTVYFILRLVGGEA is encoded by the coding sequence ATGAATGAAAAATTATTAATGAAGACAGCATTACTTGCCGGGAAAATTCTTATGGAAAATGGAGCGGAAGTGTATCGAATAGAAGATACAATGGAGCGAATTATTCGAAAGGGTATCGGCGATCCTAGAATGGATATTTATTACACCCACGTCACTCTTTCAGGGCTTTTTGTTAGAATTGAAGATGTCGGAACTGATTTTCGTCGTGTGGAAGACAGAACATATAACCTGACCAAAACAACGGCTGTTAATACACTCTCAAGGGCATATACAGCCGGGAAAATCGGATTAACCGATATGTATAAAAGTTTAAAAATTGTTGAAAAAGAACAAAGTAAAATTCCGGAATGGTTCAAAATTTTATGTGCCGGAATTTTAAGTGGAAGTATCGTTCTTATTTTTGAAGGTAGTTGGTGGGATGTTTTTCCGGGGGGAATCGCCGGAGTTGTCGCCTACTACGTTTTTTTAAGAGTTGCAGGATATTTAAAAGCACCTTTTATTTCAGAATATATCAGTACCTTTGTAGGGGGGGCGGCGGGATACGTAACATATTTACTTTGTAACGGTGTTTCATTAAAATTTGCTATGGTCGGTGCGGTAGTTCCTCTTGTACCGGGAATTACGATTACTAATTCAATGCGTGATATTATGGCAAGACATTATTTATCGGGTATGATTAGATTCGTCGAAACGTTTTGTATTGCCTTTGCACTGGGAGCGGGAATCGTAACGGTTTACTTTATTCTTAGATTGGTAGGAGGGGAGGCATAA
- a CDS encoding sensor histidine kinase, which translates to MKNMKIFPKTFIYTITILGSISLLAHAIFYCVFPNEYLKQEKREIRERADVLVQSLNGKNISEVRTFLEAYSKNINLTAHLKRDINDGKFELTHDLDIENKGENNQLLIEERSLTTSDGYRVIVQVVLSKDVKEKFTRTLRLTLPAVVGITLFFSIVFSYFYSKILVRPLLYAADVTEKMEKLDPNARFDIVQKDEIGEVGLHINKLYETLLAVIETLKTKNKNIEKLQEQKVNFLRSASHELKTPLTSLKIMQESMLYNIGKYKNHNTYLKKSISVIDDMDKLLKEILESSKFQEWTENKEELFVKKEVENILKNYEELYLNKKLKIQNLLCEEKTILMNKQAFGKVLSNIIGNAVKYTQFYGEISIHLQNNYLVVDNTCEALEKSELDNLFKIFYRTQVFDNAKNRGTGLGIYIVKNILESYELNYSFLPYKDGMRFKIELPIK; encoded by the coding sequence ATGAAGAATATGAAAATTTTTCCCAAGACTTTTATTTACACAATAACTATTTTAGGAAGTATATCATTGTTGGCGCATGCAATTTTTTATTGTGTATTCCCTAATGAATATCTTAAACAAGAAAAAAGAGAGATAAGAGAAAGGGCTGATGTTTTAGTTCAAAGTTTAAACGGTAAAAATATTTCCGAAGTACGAACATTTTTAGAAGCCTACTCTAAAAATATAAATTTAACGGCACATTTAAAAAGAGATATAAATGATGGAAAGTTCGAATTAACTCATGATTTGGATATAGAAAACAAGGGAGAAAATAACCAATTACTAATAGAAGAAAGATCATTAACGACAAGTGACGGCTACCGTGTTATTGTTCAAGTCGTCCTAAGTAAAGACGTTAAAGAGAAATTCACGAGAACATTACGGTTAACATTACCGGCAGTGGTCGGAATTACCTTGTTTTTCTCGATAGTATTTTCTTATTTTTATTCAAAAATATTAGTTAGACCGCTGTTATACGCTGCTGATGTAACAGAAAAAATGGAAAAATTAGACCCTAATGCCAGATTCGATATAGTTCAAAAAGATGAAATAGGAGAAGTAGGATTACATATTAATAAATTGTATGAGACATTGCTGGCTGTTATTGAAACTTTGAAAACTAAAAATAAAAATATAGAAAAACTTCAAGAACAAAAAGTTAACTTTTTGCGAAGTGCTTCTCATGAATTAAAAACGCCTTTAACCAGTTTGAAAATTATGCAGGAAAGTATGCTTTACAATATCGGAAAATATAAAAATCATAATACTTATCTTAAAAAGAGTATTTCCGTTATTGATGATATGGACAAATTGCTTAAAGAAATTTTAGAATCGTCAAAATTTCAAGAATGGACTGAAAATAAAGAAGAACTTTTTGTAAAAAAAGAGGTAGAAAATATTCTAAAAAATTATGAAGAGCTATACCTAAATAAAAAATTAAAAATTCAAAACCTACTTTGTGAAGAAAAAACCATTCTAATGAACAAACAGGCGTTTGGCAAAGTACTATCAAACATTATAGGAAATGCCGTAAAATATACCCAATTTTATGGAGAGATAAGCATACACTTACAAAATAACTATTTGGTGGTGGATAACACTTGCGAAGCACTTGAGAAAAGTGAATTGGATAATCTGTTTAAAATATTCTATCGCACCCAAGTATTTGATAATGCCAAAAACAGAGGAACGGGATTGGGTATATACATTGTTAAAAATATTTTAGAAAGCTATGAGTTGAACTATAGTTTTCTACCATATAAAGATGGTATGAGATTTAAAATAGAATTACCGATAAAATAA